CCTGGTCGCAGGAGGAGTTCTGCGAGGTCGTCGAGCACACCGTCCGGGAGATGGGGATGCGCTGGGAGCTGCTCGACGCCGTCTTCGTCGAGGACGCCCCGGTGCCCTTCGAGTTCGGCATCGCGCTCCGCCGCAGCGCCGCCGCGGGCAGCCCCGAGGAGCTGTCGGGCCGCCTCCGGGCCACCTGGGGCTCGCTGGCCTGCCGGGCCCGGGCGGCGGCGCGGACCGCGGCGGCGCGCGAGGCGCTGCGTGGCGAGGCCGAGCGCCACCGCACCGCCGCGGCCGCCGCCGAGGCCAGGCTCAGCCGCCTGACGAGCCTGCGCGCCTACCGGATGGCGCTGCGGCTGCACCGGCTGCTGTCGCGGGTGCGCGGCGGCCCGTCAGGGCGGCGCTGACCCCGGCCTCGCGCCGCCGCCGGATCGCGCCGGCGCCCAGGGCGGCACCCGCGCCCACCAGCCCGACGAGGCTCAGCAGCGCTCCCGCGACGACGCTGGTGGGGGCGTAGCGCAGGGTGACGACGTGGTGCCCCGCCGGCACCCGGACCGCCTGGAACGCGAGGTTCGCCGGCAGCACCGGCGCCGGGGTCCCGTCGACCTCGGCCTGCCAGCCTGGGTCGTAGGTCTGGCGGACGACGACGGTCTGGGGACCGGCCCCGTCCACCGCGAGGACGACCTCGGCAGGGCGGTGCGAGGTCAGCCGCACCTTCCCCGCGGCAGCCGGGCCGGCGCAGCAGGAGCCCTCCACGACGTCGACCGTCGGCAGGGTGGTGCCGAGCATCCCTGCCGCCACCGAGGAGGTGGCCGCGAGCGCCACGCCGGTGGCCGCGTAGGCGAAGGGACGTGGCCCCGGGACCCGGCTGATCGTCACCCCCTGGCCACGGTACGCCGGCTGGGTCCCCGGCAGCGGCGAGCCCTCCGGGGTCATCACGTACGCCACCCCGGCGAGGGCGAGGCGGCGCAGGTCGGGACGGCCCAGGAGGGTGATCAGCGAGTCGTCGCGATAGTCGGGGTCGGCACCGCCCCAGTAGGCGTGGGTCCGCCGGGGGATGAGGACGTCGTATCCGCGGACGTCGTCGACTCCGTAGAGCATCGCCGTGTTGGGGAGCATGACCGTCCCGGTTGCGGCGACGCTGCCCTCCTGCGCGTGGCCGGCGAGGAACGCCATCGCCGGGTTGTCCGGCACCACCCGGGGTGGGAGCCGCGGGTTGTACGGGAGGGCGACCAGCAGGGCCTCGGCGAGGACGACACCCAGGATCCCCACCGCCGCCGGCCGCCTCCAGCCGCAGAGGGCGGCGGCGGCGAGGACCAGGGTGGCGATGCCGGCGAGCGCGGCCACACCGACCCAGAAGCCGATCATGCCCGCCACGTCGGGGGCGAGCCGGTCGATCCCCGCCCCCCTCACCCGCAGCAGCCACCAGGCGGCGACGAGGCCGGCGACCGCGACCGCGCCGAGGCCGGTGAGCAGGCCGCCGAGGGCGGGGCGCCGGCGCCGGAGGCCGTGCTCGAGCGCGTCCACCCCGAACGCCCCGAGGGCGACCACGCCGAGGCAGAGCACGGCGAGGAACCGTCCGTTGTTGCTCGACCCGTAGAGCGGAAGCCGGACCATGACGGGGCTGAGCAGCCCGTACACGATCGCCGCCGACAGGCCGGTGACGAGCAGGAGCCCGGCGGCGGCGCTGCTCGCGAGCCGGCCGAGCCTCCAGGCTCCCAGCGGGCTGAGCAGGAGCATGGCGACGCCGGCCCAGCCGGTCGACTCCGCGTAGTTCGGCGGCCGGCCGTCGAGCCCGTCGATCGCGGGGCTGCCGTGACCGTTGGGCACCAGCCAGCTGGCCGCCTCGCTCAGCGTCAGGTGACCCGCCCCCAACCC
The DNA window shown above is from Candidatus Dormiibacterota bacterium and carries:
- a CDS encoding YfhO family protein; amino-acid sequence: MRRWPGPAASWRDRVRRPSPAQLALLAVAILFVARFASVLAGRSVIVGGGSLAGVAPWAGSSPPAANFLLSDQVLQMLPWQGEVRSAILSGSLPTWNPHALSGTPLLANDQSAVFSPFTWLALAFTPAVGLSIAMLARLWVAGLGMALFVRRLGARGIAPIVAGVGFATCSFVTVWLGYPAASVAALMPWAFWALEGVIARRTVRAAAVLALVLALQFLAGHAESSLTLGTALVLYSLVRLGGRVAQRIRLAGLLTAAGVWAVVVASVQLLPFLSALRDSAVWGTRAGLGAGHLTLSEAASWLVPNGHGSPAIDGLDGRPPNYAESTGWAGVAMLLLSPLGAWRLGRLASSAAAGLLLVTGLSAAIVYGLLSPVMVRLPLYGSSNNGRFLAVLCLGVVALGAFGVDALEHGLRRRRPALGGLLTGLGAVAVAGLVAAWWLLRVRGAGIDRLAPDVAGMIGFWVGVAALAGIATLVLAAAALCGWRRPAAVGILGVVLAEALLVALPYNPRLPPRVVPDNPAMAFLAGHAQEGSVAATGTVMLPNTAMLYGVDDVRGYDVLIPRRTHAYWGGADPDYRDDSLITLLGRPDLRRLALAGVAYVMTPEGSPLPGTQPAYRGQGVTISRVPGPRPFAYAATGVALAATSSVAAGMLGTTLPTVDVVEGSCCAGPAAAGKVRLTSHRPAEVVLAVDGAGPQTVVVRQTYDPGWQAEVDGTPAPVLPANLAFQAVRVPAGHHVVTLRYAPTSVVAGALLSLVGLVGAGAALGAGAIRRRREAGVSAALTGRRAPATAAGAAAAPSGRRAGSSGG